Proteins from a genomic interval of Clupea harengus unplaced genomic scaffold, Ch_v2.0.2, whole genome shotgun sequence:
- the LOC122130694 gene encoding MAM domain-containing glycosylphosphatidylinositol anchor protein 1-like, giving the protein PANAQIVHSGQACVVKEDNISERIYTIREGATLVLQCLVKGHPRPQVRWTKTAGSASEKFQETFIFNETLRITNITRMQGGRYYCKAENGIGVAAIKSIRVDVQCK; this is encoded by the exons CCCCTGCCAATGCCCAGATCGTGCACTCGGGGCAGGCGTGTGTGGTGAAGGAGGACAACATTAGCGAGAGGATCTACACCATCCGGGAGGGAGCCACTCTAGTGCTTCAATGCCTCGTGAAAGGCCATCCACGACCACAG GTGCGGTGGACCAAGACGGCCGGCAGCGCCTCGGAGAAGTTCCAGGAGACGTTCATCTTCAACGAGACGCTGCGTATCACGAACATCACCCGCATGCAGGGCGGCCGCTACTACTGCAAGGCGGAGAACGGCATCGGGGTGGCTGCCATCAAGTCCATCCGTGTAGACGTGCAGTGTAAGTGA